One stretch of Streptomyces sp. NBC_01363 DNA includes these proteins:
- the sufU gene encoding Fe-S cluster assembly sulfur transfer protein SufU: MKLDSMYQEVILDHYKHPHGRGLRDGDAEVHHVNPTCGDEITLRVKYDGETIVDVSYEGQGCSISQASASVLNDLLVGKELGQAQKIQETFLELMQSKGQLEPDDAMEEVLEDAVAFAGVSKYPARVKCALLSWMAWKDATAKALSEGKTA, translated from the coding sequence GTGAAGCTTGATTCCATGTACCAGGAAGTGATCCTGGACCACTACAAGCACCCCCACGGGCGCGGCCTGCGGGACGGCGACGCCGAGGTGCACCACGTCAACCCGACGTGCGGCGACGAGATCACTCTCCGGGTGAAGTACGACGGCGAGACCATCGTCGACGTGTCGTACGAGGGCCAGGGCTGCTCCATCAGCCAGGCCAGCGCCTCCGTGTTGAACGACCTGCTGGTCGGCAAGGAACTGGGCCAGGCGCAGAAGATCCAGGAGACCTTCCTGGAGCTGATGCAGTCCAAGGGCCAGCTGGAGCCGGACGACGCGATGGAGGAGGTGCTGGAGGACGCGGTCGCGTTCGCCGGTGTCTCGAAGTACCCGGCCCGGGTGAAGTGCGCGCTGCTGAGCTGGATGGCGTGGAAGGACGCGACGGCGAAAGCGCTGTCCGAAGGGAAGACGGCATGA
- a CDS encoding metal-sulfur cluster assembly factor translates to MSDNETLTTKPASEEEVREALYDVVDPELGIDVVNLGLIYGIHIDDANIATLDMTLTSAACPLTDVIEDQAKSATDGIVNELRINWVWMPPWGPDKITDDGREQLRALGFNV, encoded by the coding sequence ATGAGCGACAACGAGACTCTCACCACCAAGCCGGCCTCCGAGGAGGAGGTCCGCGAGGCGCTGTACGACGTGGTCGACCCCGAGCTGGGCATCGACGTCGTCAACCTGGGCCTGATCTACGGCATCCACATCGACGACGCCAATATCGCCACCCTCGACATGACGCTGACGTCCGCGGCCTGTCCGCTGACCGATGTCATCGAGGACCAGGCGAAGTCGGCGACCGACGGCATCGTCAACGAGCTGCGGATCAACTGGGTCTGGATGCCGCCGTGGGGCCCCGACAAGATCACGGACGACGGGCGCGAGCAGCTGCGCGCCCTGGGCTTCAACGTCTGA
- a CDS encoding VOC family protein, translating to MAVSFYSIVVDTHDLPSLARFWCQVLDWQLLFEAEDEIVIGADKSARPGITFVPVPEGKTVKNRLHIDLAPDDLEAEVERIIGLGARRADIGQQPDVSWVVLEDPEGNEFCVLTPKNSLID from the coding sequence ATGGCCGTTTCCTTTTACAGCATTGTCGTCGACACCCACGACCTGCCGTCGCTCGCCCGCTTCTGGTGCCAAGTGCTCGACTGGCAGCTGCTCTTCGAGGCCGAGGACGAGATCGTCATCGGTGCCGACAAGTCCGCCCGTCCCGGTATCACCTTCGTTCCCGTACCGGAGGGGAAGACGGTCAAGAACCGGCTGCACATCGATCTCGCCCCCGACGACCTGGAGGCCGAGGTCGAGCGCATCATCGGGCTCGGGGCGCGGCGGGCCGACATCGGGCAGCAGCCGGATGTGTCCTGGGTGGTGCTGGAGGACCCCGAGGGGAACGAGTTCTGTGTGCTGACACCGAAGAACTCGCTCATCGACTGA
- a CDS encoding multidrug efflux SMR transporter, producing MGYGLLAAAIAAEVAGTTAMKYSEGFTRLWPSLITVAGYLVAFGLLAQTLKTLSVGTAYAIWAGIGTAAVAAIGILFMGESGGPVKLAGIALVIAGVVVLNLGGAH from the coding sequence ATGGGATACGGACTGCTGGCCGCGGCGATCGCGGCGGAGGTGGCCGGCACGACGGCCATGAAGTACAGCGAGGGCTTCACCCGGCTCTGGCCCTCGCTGATCACCGTCGCGGGATACCTGGTGGCCTTCGGGCTGCTCGCCCAGACGCTGAAGACGCTGTCGGTGGGCACCGCCTATGCCATCTGGGCCGGGATCGGCACCGCGGCGGTCGCCGCCATCGGCATCCTCTTCATGGGGGAGTCCGGCGGCCCGGTCAAGCTGGCGGGCATAGCGCTGGTCATCGCCGGAGTGGTGGTGCTGAATCTGGGCGGGGCCCACTGA
- a CDS encoding TetR/AcrR family transcriptional regulator, which produces MARRYDPERRDRIIDAAIRVVGARGIAGLSHRSVAAEADVPLGSTTYHFASLDELLIAALRRSNENFAEVMRESEALTGPESDLAAELAGLLGAYFSGGRGRAELEYELYLAALRRPALRPVAGEWTDGTAELLSRRTDPATARALIALMDGICLQVLLTGGEYDEAYAREMLGRIAG; this is translated from the coding sequence ATGGCGCGCCGCTACGACCCCGAGCGGCGCGACCGGATCATCGACGCCGCGATCAGGGTGGTCGGCGCCAGAGGAATCGCGGGGCTGAGCCACCGCTCCGTCGCGGCCGAGGCCGATGTGCCGCTCGGCTCGACGACGTATCACTTCGCCTCGCTGGACGAGCTGTTGATCGCCGCGCTGCGCCGGTCGAACGAGAACTTCGCCGAGGTCATGCGGGAGAGCGAGGCTCTGACCGGCCCGGAGTCCGACCTCGCCGCGGAGCTGGCCGGGCTGCTGGGGGCGTACTTCTCCGGCGGGCGCGGACGGGCCGAGCTGGAGTACGAGCTGTATCTCGCCGCACTCCGCAGGCCCGCGCTGCGGCCCGTCGCCGGCGAGTGGACCGACGGTACCGCCGAGCTGCTGTCCCGGCGGACCGATCCGGCCACGGCGCGGGCGCTGATCGCGCTCATGGACGGGATCTGTCTGCAGGTGCTGCTCACCGGCGGCGAGTACGACGAGGCGTACGCGCGCGAGATGCTGGGGCGGATCGCCGGATGA
- a CDS encoding winged helix-turn-helix transcriptional regulator — translation MPQRTSLADADCAIAQALDVVGDWWTLLIVRDTARGVCRFDALQEELGVSRKVLTERLRLLVDAEVLSREPYQDRPPRYEYRLTRRGRALLPVLIALQDWGDTWVLGEGETMATAAESSKEAARVHALVGTRLPALRLLDHDGAPRDPVADTPYTVLYFFPGAYARRDAYPPGWAEIPGASGCTLESCTYRDQLAEFTAAGATVHGVSTQRPDEQRAFADAERLRFPLLSDAELELTAALRLPTFRAGGTSRMKRLTLVVDRDRTVREALYPITDIEASVRAALTAVRSGDPSGA, via the coding sequence ATGCCCCAGCGCACCAGCCTGGCCGACGCCGACTGCGCGATCGCCCAGGCGCTCGATGTCGTGGGCGACTGGTGGACCCTGCTGATCGTGCGGGACACGGCGCGCGGGGTGTGTCGCTTCGACGCGCTCCAGGAAGAGCTGGGCGTGTCCCGCAAGGTGCTGACGGAGCGGCTGCGGCTGCTGGTCGACGCGGAGGTGCTCTCCCGGGAGCCGTACCAGGACCGGCCGCCCCGGTACGAGTACCGGCTCACCCGGCGGGGCCGCGCACTGCTTCCCGTACTGATCGCGCTCCAGGACTGGGGCGACACCTGGGTGCTGGGGGAAGGGGAAACGATGGCGACGGCCGCGGAGAGTTCGAAGGAGGCGGCCCGGGTGCACGCCCTGGTGGGCACCCGCCTGCCCGCACTGCGACTGCTGGACCACGACGGCGCGCCGCGCGACCCGGTCGCCGACACCCCGTACACCGTCCTGTACTTCTTCCCCGGCGCCTATGCCCGCCGGGACGCCTATCCGCCGGGCTGGGCCGAGATCCCGGGGGCGAGCGGCTGCACGCTCGAATCCTGCACGTACCGCGACCAGTTGGCCGAGTTCACGGCGGCCGGCGCGACCGTGCACGGGGTCTCCACCCAACGCCCGGACGAGCAGCGGGCCTTCGCGGACGCGGAGCGGCTGCGGTTCCCGCTGCTGTCCGACGCGGAGCTGGAACTGACGGCGGCGCTGCGCCTGCCGACCTTCCGCGCGGGGGGGACCAGCCGGATGAAGCGGCTGACGCTGGTGGTGGACCGCGACCGGACGGTTCGCGAGGCGCTGTATCCGATCACGGACATCGAGGCGAGCGTCCGGGCGGCCCTGACGGCGGTACGGAGCGGGGACCCGTCCGGCGCTTGA
- a CDS encoding MFS transporter — MSFFGIVRDVPRTVRLLAFGSFLNGVVSFTFVYLFVYLTGPRGLSVPQAGVVAGIGGIGLVAGNFTGGWFGDRYGHRRMLLTGALVSGAALASLPVLPIAAMYGVLPLAQYAAGVVRAANSALVAVSVPEGGRRRSFALVRAAGNAAFAVGPPLGALIAARFSYDWLFVADGLGTLLFAWYAATVLPAHGTAHGRPAHGPGAPGLWRELRARPAVLVLLAAILCVDLVYRQQYSTLPVFLTEHGHGAQFYGWLLSVNGGVILLLELPAAHALRRRAPLGIVGTGLLLVGLGYAVLIPGAGALFAITMMASLTAGEILYKTTATAYVADQAPAHAQGRFQSLYAGASISGQVLAPPLGGALYAHAPGLLWPACAVLACGAGAAVLAARRLRGPVREQAPARTPERQAQPG; from the coding sequence ATGAGTTTCTTCGGGATCGTGCGGGACGTACCGCGCACGGTGCGGCTGCTGGCCTTCGGCTCCTTTCTCAACGGAGTCGTCAGCTTCACCTTCGTCTATCTCTTCGTCTATCTGACCGGCCCGCGCGGGCTGAGCGTCCCGCAGGCCGGAGTCGTCGCGGGCATCGGCGGCATCGGCCTCGTCGCGGGGAACTTCACCGGCGGCTGGTTCGGCGACCGCTACGGCCACCGCCGGATGCTCCTGACCGGCGCGCTGGTCAGCGGGGCGGCGCTCGCGTCCCTGCCGGTCCTTCCGATCGCGGCGATGTACGGGGTGCTGCCGCTCGCGCAGTACGCGGCGGGCGTCGTGCGCGCGGCCAACTCCGCACTCGTCGCGGTCTCCGTCCCCGAGGGCGGACGGCGTCGGAGCTTCGCCCTCGTGCGGGCCGCGGGCAATGCCGCGTTCGCCGTGGGACCGCCGCTGGGCGCGCTGATCGCCGCCCGCTTCTCGTACGACTGGCTGTTCGTCGCCGACGGCCTCGGGACCCTGCTCTTCGCCTGGTACGCGGCGACGGTGCTCCCGGCGCACGGCACCGCGCACGGTCGGCCGGCCCACGGCCCCGGCGCGCCCGGCCTCTGGCGGGAGCTGCGGGCCAGGCCCGCCGTGCTGGTCCTGCTCGCCGCGATTCTCTGCGTCGACCTCGTCTACCGGCAGCAGTACTCGACCCTGCCCGTCTTCCTCACCGAGCACGGCCACGGCGCCCAGTTCTACGGCTGGCTGCTGTCGGTCAACGGCGGCGTCATCCTGCTGCTGGAACTCCCTGCGGCGCACGCGCTGCGCCGACGGGCGCCGCTGGGCATCGTGGGCACCGGGCTGTTGCTGGTGGGGCTGGGCTACGCGGTGCTGATCCCGGGCGCCGGGGCGCTGTTCGCCATCACCATGATGGCCTCGCTGACCGCGGGCGAGATCCTCTACAAGACCACTGCGACGGCGTACGTCGCCGATCAGGCTCCCGCCCATGCGCAGGGCCGCTTCCAGAGCCTGTACGCGGGCGCCTCCATCAGCGGCCAGGTGCTGGCGCCGCCGCTCGGCGGTGCGCTCTACGCCCACGCGCCCGGACTGCTCTGGCCCGCGTGCGCGGTACTGGCCTGTGGCGCGGGGGCGGCGGTGCTGGCGGCGCGGCGGCTGCGGGGGCCGGTGCGCGAGCAGGCTCCCGCGCGTACCCCCGAACGGCAGGCGCAGCCCGGCTGA
- the dapD gene encoding 2,3,4,5-tetrahydropyridine-2,6-dicarboxylate N-succinyltransferase translates to MTDTTPARTTGAVAAGLATIAGDGSVLDTWFPAPELTAEPGPAGTERLTPDQAVNLLGEGAAKAIGVDARRGVEIVAVRTVIASLDDKPLDAHDAYLRLHLLSHRLVQPHGQNLDGLFGLLANVAWTSLGPVAVDDVEKVRLNARAGGLHLQVTSVDKFPRMTDYVAPKGVRIADADRVRLGAHLAAGTTVMHEGFVNFNAGTLGTSMVEGRISAGVVVGNGSDIGGGASTMGTLSGGGKERIVIGERCLIGAEAGVGIALGDECVVEAGLYVTAGTRITLPDGQIVKARELSGASNILFRRNSVSGAVEARPNNAVWDGLNDVLHSHN, encoded by the coding sequence ATGACCGACACGACTCCTGCTCGCACCACCGGCGCCGTCGCCGCCGGCCTCGCCACCATCGCCGGCGACGGTTCCGTTCTCGACACCTGGTTCCCCGCCCCCGAGCTCACCGCCGAGCCCGGCCCGGCCGGAACCGAACGGCTCACCCCCGACCAGGCCGTCAACCTCCTCGGCGAGGGGGCCGCCAAGGCCATCGGCGTGGACGCCCGCCGCGGTGTCGAGATCGTCGCCGTACGTACGGTCATCGCCTCGCTCGACGACAAGCCGCTCGACGCACACGACGCGTACCTGCGCCTGCACCTCCTCTCGCACCGCCTCGTCCAGCCGCACGGCCAGAACCTGGACGGACTCTTCGGCCTCCTCGCCAACGTCGCCTGGACCTCGCTCGGCCCGGTCGCCGTGGACGACGTGGAGAAGGTGCGGCTGAACGCCCGTGCTGGGGGCCTGCACCTCCAGGTCACCTCGGTCGACAAGTTCCCCCGGATGACGGACTACGTCGCGCCGAAGGGCGTCCGGATCGCCGACGCCGACCGGGTCCGCCTCGGCGCGCACCTCGCCGCCGGCACGACCGTCATGCACGAGGGCTTCGTCAACTTCAACGCGGGCACCCTCGGCACGTCGATGGTCGAGGGCCGCATCTCCGCGGGTGTCGTCGTCGGCAACGGCTCCGACATCGGCGGCGGCGCCTCCACCATGGGCACCCTCTCCGGCGGCGGCAAGGAGCGCATCGTCATCGGCGAGCGCTGCCTGATCGGCGCCGAGGCCGGCGTCGGGATCGCGCTCGGCGACGAGTGCGTCGTCGAGGCCGGGCTCTATGTCACGGCCGGTACCCGCATCACGCTGCCGGACGGCCAGATCGTCAAGGCCCGCGAGCTCTCCGGCGCCTCGAACATCCTCTTCCGCCGCAACTCGGTCTCCGGCGCCGTCGAGGCCCGCCCGAACAACGCGGTCTGGGACGGCCTCAACGACGTCCTGCACAGCCACAACTAA
- the dapA gene encoding 4-hydroxy-tetrahydrodipicolinate synthase: MTAPTAPFGRALCAMITPFTASGELDPEAAGKHAAALVADGCDGLVLSGTTGESPTTTDAEKTALLRAVRAAVGDGVPIVAGVGSADTRHTVDLARQAEQAGADGLLVVAPYYSRPPQTAVEAHFRRVADATGLPLMLYDIPGRTGTRIEPETLLRLAEHPRVTAVKDCAYDLLGSTKVIGATSLAYYSGCEELNLPLYAVGAAGYVSTVANVAPRRLRAVLDAFDAGDTAGAARLNRLVLPLAEAMMASGLPGTVTAKALLGAGPVREPLQPAGREATDGLRRVYEELLSATD, encoded by the coding sequence ATGACCGCACCCACAGCCCCCTTCGGCCGCGCGCTCTGCGCCATGATCACGCCGTTCACCGCCTCCGGCGAGCTGGACCCGGAGGCCGCCGGGAAGCATGCCGCCGCCCTGGTCGCCGATGGTTGCGACGGCCTGGTGCTGAGCGGTACCACCGGCGAGTCGCCGACCACCACCGACGCCGAGAAGACCGCGCTGCTGCGGGCGGTGCGGGCGGCGGTCGGCGACGGCGTGCCGATCGTCGCCGGGGTCGGCAGCGCGGACACCCGGCACACCGTGGACCTCGCCCGGCAGGCCGAACAGGCGGGCGCGGACGGCCTGTTGGTGGTGGCGCCGTACTACAGCCGGCCGCCGCAGACCGCCGTCGAGGCGCACTTCAGGCGCGTCGCCGACGCGACCGGCCTTCCGCTGATGCTGTACGACATCCCCGGCCGCACCGGCACCCGCATCGAGCCGGAGACCCTGCTGCGGCTCGCGGAGCACCCCCGCGTCACGGCCGTGAAGGACTGCGCGTACGACCTGCTCGGCTCCACGAAGGTGATCGGCGCGACCTCGCTGGCGTACTACTCGGGCTGCGAGGAGCTGAATCTGCCGTTGTACGCGGTGGGCGCGGCGGGCTATGTCAGCACGGTCGCCAATGTGGCGCCCCGTCGGCTGAGGGCGGTCCTGGACGCGTTCGACGCCGGGGACACCGCCGGGGCCGCCCGGCTCAACCGGCTGGTCCTCCCCCTCGCCGAGGCGATGATGGCGTCCGGGCTGCCCGGCACGGTCACGGCCAAGGCGCTGCTCGGCGCCGGACCGGTCCGCGAACCGCTGCAGCCCGCCGGGCGCGAGGCGACCGACGGGCTGCGGAGGGTCTACGAGGAACTGCTTTCCGCCACGGATTAG
- a CDS encoding DUF4232 domain-containing protein, with translation MRGLAWAGTGRRGPLAAGLLAGALGLALSGCAGFLVPAGEGEPEPTPSDPYRVHADKLPTPFPSVATKLPDRPPAAQGPAPTPTVPAGCPSSGVVVDMGEVEAALGHRAVGLTLTNCGSKPYRVHGYPSVRALDEAGDPLPVPVNPGSSYMGSDHGPQEVVLKPGKTMRSLLAWVSTPTGGDLIEGDALEIAPAPGLEARTFPLKGSDVRLLDELNMTAWRTDPA, from the coding sequence ATGCGAGGACTGGCGTGGGCGGGGACCGGGAGACGGGGACCGCTGGCGGCCGGGCTGCTGGCCGGGGCGCTGGGCCTGGCGCTCTCCGGATGCGCCGGGTTCCTCGTACCGGCGGGCGAGGGCGAGCCGGAACCGACGCCCAGCGATCCGTACCGGGTGCACGCCGACAAGCTGCCGACCCCGTTCCCCAGCGTCGCCACCAAACTTCCCGACCGTCCTCCGGCCGCGCAGGGGCCCGCCCCCACACCCACCGTCCCGGCCGGCTGCCCGTCCTCCGGCGTCGTCGTCGACATGGGCGAGGTGGAGGCGGCACTCGGCCACCGGGCCGTCGGGCTCACCCTCACCAACTGCGGCAGCAAGCCGTACCGGGTCCACGGCTACCCGTCCGTCCGGGCCCTGGACGAGGCCGGCGATCCGCTGCCCGTCCCGGTGAACCCGGGCTCCTCCTACATGGGCAGCGATCACGGGCCGCAGGAGGTCGTGCTGAAGCCGGGGAAGACGATGCGATCACTGCTGGCCTGGGTCTCCACCCCGACCGGCGGCGACCTCATCGAGGGCGACGCCCTGGAGATCGCACCGGCCCCCGGCCTGGAGGCGCGCACCTTCCCGCTCAAGGGCAGCGACGTACGGCTGCTCGACGAACTCAACATGACCGCGTGGCGGACCGACCCCGCGTAG
- a CDS encoding GNAT family N-acetyltransferase, translated as MILRTATRADLPAVLALLADEDRVVDPASVAVDDAYERAFAAIESDPRNEMLVLVDGDTVLGCAQATYIPGLGRNGEERVLIEAVRVRADRRGGGLGRELMRQAVDRARLRGCGLMQLTSGKPRADAHRFYESLGFARSHEGFKLAL; from the coding sequence ATGATCCTTCGCACCGCCACCCGGGCCGACCTGCCGGCCGTCCTCGCCCTGCTCGCCGACGAGGATCGGGTCGTCGATCCGGCCTCGGTCGCGGTCGACGACGCGTACGAGAGGGCCTTCGCCGCCATCGAGAGCGACCCGCGCAACGAGATGCTGGTGCTGGTGGACGGTGACACCGTGCTGGGCTGCGCCCAGGCGACGTACATACCGGGGCTCGGCAGGAACGGCGAGGAGCGGGTGCTGATCGAGGCGGTACGGGTCAGGGCCGACCGGCGGGGCGGCGGGCTGGGGCGGGAGCTGATGAGGCAGGCCGTCGACCGGGCCCGGCTGCGGGGGTGCGGGCTGATGCAGCTGACCAGCGGCAAGCCGCGCGCGGACGCGCACCGGTTCTACGAGTCGCTGGGCTTCGCCCGCAGCCACGAGGGCTTCAAGCTCGCCCTCTGA
- a CDS encoding peptidoglycan bridge formation glycyltransferase FemA/FemB family protein: protein MAPHLRTISREEHLAFVASRPAASHMQVPSWGDVKPDWRAESIGWFERDGAGGERIVGAGLVLYRPIPRVKRYLAYLPEGPVIDWHGTELGQWLEPMLAHLKAQGAFSVRMGPPVVARRWDARTVKDAIADPASGRLRDVPPDAEEPRAAEVVERLRGLGWRRGEEESEDGFSAGQPRYVFQVPFAGLSLEEIRGNLNQQWRRNIKKAEKAGVKVVEGDYEDLPAFYELYRETAERDRFVPRPLAYFQRMWTALRAEAPDRMRLYLAQHDGETLSAATMLTVGNHVWYSYGASTGRRREVQPSNAIQWRMMSDAHERGAAVYDLRGITDTLDESNHLVGLLRFKVGTGGRAAEYIGEWDYPINKVLHKAFTLYMARR from the coding sequence ATGGCACCCCACCTCAGGACGATCAGCCGCGAGGAGCATCTGGCGTTCGTCGCGAGCCGTCCGGCCGCGAGCCATATGCAGGTTCCGTCATGGGGCGATGTGAAGCCCGACTGGCGCGCGGAGAGCATCGGCTGGTTCGAGCGGGACGGTGCGGGCGGGGAACGGATCGTCGGGGCCGGACTCGTCCTGTACCGGCCGATCCCCCGGGTGAAGCGCTATCTGGCCTATCTGCCGGAGGGCCCGGTCATCGACTGGCACGGCACGGAGCTGGGGCAGTGGCTGGAGCCGATGCTGGCGCACCTGAAGGCACAGGGCGCGTTCTCGGTGCGCATGGGCCCGCCGGTGGTCGCCCGGCGCTGGGACGCCCGGACCGTCAAGGACGCCATCGCCGACCCGGCCTCGGGGCGCCTGCGCGACGTGCCACCGGACGCCGAGGAGCCGCGGGCCGCCGAGGTCGTGGAGCGGCTGCGCGGGCTGGGCTGGCGGCGGGGCGAGGAGGAGAGCGAGGACGGTTTCAGCGCGGGACAGCCCCGGTACGTCTTCCAGGTGCCGTTCGCCGGGCTGTCGCTGGAGGAGATCCGGGGCAATCTGAACCAGCAGTGGCGCCGCAACATCAAGAAGGCGGAGAAGGCGGGCGTCAAGGTCGTCGAGGGCGACTACGAGGACCTCCCGGCCTTCTACGAGCTGTACCGCGAGACGGCCGAACGCGACCGCTTCGTCCCTCGTCCGCTCGCCTACTTCCAGCGCATGTGGACCGCGCTGCGGGCCGAGGCCCCCGACCGGATGCGGCTCTACCTCGCCCAGCACGACGGGGAGACGCTCTCCGCGGCGACGATGCTGACCGTGGGGAACCACGTCTGGTACTCCTACGGCGCCTCGACCGGCCGCAGGCGCGAGGTCCAGCCCAGCAACGCCATCCAGTGGCGCATGATGAGCGACGCGCACGAACGGGGCGCGGCCGTCTACGACTTGCGCGGCATCACCGACACCCTGGACGAGAGCAACCATCTGGTGGGCCTACTGCGCTTCAAGGTCGGCACGGGCGGCCGGGCCGCGGAGTACATCGGCGAGTGGGACTACCCGATCAACAAGGTGCTCCACAAGGCCTTCACCCTCTACATGGCTCGCCGCTGA
- a CDS encoding antibiotic biosynthesis monooxygenase yields the protein MSVRFQSRPDLARNDVGLVKASTWDVGTPERMRRTIEAIREAWDGRDWPHPGLLSYTVHAGEDGKTLFHYSQWSGEQAYQDFFRQGRDERNADIDAAVPGIRRLGLHTLELYRSVSLGEGDGREPGCVVIVDVEFEGADKARQRDWVDTVFEALGTDPAHAPGGISGHFHVSTDGTRVLNYAEWESAEAHIDALAAPGAGIGSVTPQWERVRSYPGVTGGGVHRYTPALGIRPGAGA from the coding sequence ATGAGCGTGCGATTCCAATCCCGTCCCGATCTTGCCCGAAACGACGTCGGACTCGTCAAGGCGAGCACCTGGGATGTCGGCACCCCGGAGCGCATGCGGCGGACGATCGAGGCCATTCGTGAGGCGTGGGACGGCCGGGACTGGCCCCATCCGGGACTTCTTTCGTACACCGTCCATGCCGGTGAGGACGGGAAGACCCTGTTCCACTACAGCCAGTGGAGTGGTGAGCAGGCGTACCAGGACTTCTTCCGGCAGGGCAGGGACGAGCGCAACGCGGACATCGACGCCGCGGTGCCGGGCATCCGGCGGCTCGGACTGCACACCCTGGAGCTCTACCGTTCCGTGTCCCTGGGTGAGGGCGACGGGCGGGAGCCGGGCTGCGTCGTGATCGTCGACGTCGAGTTCGAGGGGGCGGACAAGGCGCGGCAACGGGACTGGGTGGACACCGTGTTCGAGGCGCTGGGAACCGACCCGGCGCACGCCCCCGGCGGCATCTCCGGGCACTTCCATGTGAGCACCGACGGGACGCGCGTGCTCAACTACGCCGAATGGGAGAGCGCCGAGGCCCACATCGACGCCCTGGCCGCGCCCGGTGCCGGGATCGGGTCGGTCACGCCGCAGTGGGAACGGGTGCGGTCGTACCCGGGGGTGACCGGCGGCGGGGTGCACCGGTACACGCCCGCCCTCGGCATCCGGCCGGGGGCGGGCGCGTAG